The genomic interval CAGGCGAATCGGAGACGACAGCAGTTCGTTGTTGAGTTTCTTGTCGAAGATGCTAGAGACGTCGCCGTTCTGATCGAGCTTCAGGCTGTAACGTGCATTCTCGAGCGACGACTCCGAAGCTTTGAGTTCGGAGCTTGCAGCGGCAGCGTCGGCGGGCTGTACGTCATACACGGCATAGCCGACGGAAGGAGTTTTTGCCAGGAAGATGACCTTCGTTGCTCCATCTTTTTCGCCGGCGAGTTGTGCGGGGACTTCTTTGCCATCCGGACCAGTTACGCGAACCCCTCGCGGAGTTCCGTTTTGGAAATGAACACGGGCTTCTACGACGTCTTCGCGCGCGATGTTCAGAGGGTTGTAAACGACGATTGGGGTTCCCTGCGCTTGCGTATCGAGAGCAGAAGATACTGCATCGGTGGCGCTCGAGAGGACACTGGCAAACTGATTCATGGCCACGATGTCGTCGTTCCATGCGTACTCGAACGATGTTGGAGTGGCGGTGCCGGGAAGAATGTCGTGGAATTGTCCACCCATCACCAGCGTCCAGGCGTTGTTGAGCCGCTCGAGAGGATAGGGGTGTGCACCGAGCCACGAAGCCGCGAGCGAAGCTTTTTCTGCGGCGTCTGCCAGTAGTTCGTTCTTGCGCATCCAGCGCTTCTGGTAGGCCTCTGAGGTAATAGAGCCCGCAGAGTGATTGATCAGCTCGAGATCCCCTTTATAGCGAGGCATGCGGTCGGTCTTGCAGCACTTGAGGATGTCGTTGAACATGTCATCGGCCTTCGACCAGACGACGCGGATCGGGCCGTCCCCGACCTGCACAGGTGCGGCGTGAGACTCGGCTAATTCCTGCTCCGCTTCCCACGACGATCCTGGTTTCGGTGGCCCAGGAATCGTCGCCTTGGATTTCGTCACTATCGCTTCCATCAACTTCACCGAAGCCTCATTCGGCGCGCCGCCAATGTCTCCCGTGCCGACGTAGTGATAGTCAGTCTTGATTCCGGTTAAATCGCCGTTGATCTGGATACGCTTCACCCAGTCTTCGCGCGCAACGCGGCGACGGCGCTCATTCTCCCTCGGGGTCAGATTCGGATCATCTGGGGGAGGAGGGGGAGGGGTCTTGCTGATGTCATACATCACCTGGCTTCCATACGTCAGAGGGTTTAGCGCCGCGAGCACTGTGCTGCCATCGGTGCCCTCCCACACGCCTACGTTGAACGGAATGCCATCCGGAGTTTTTTCCGGGGAGTTGGGGCCGCCAACGTGAGGCGCCGGCTGCCAATCGGACGAGAGCTTCTGCGTGGAGAAGCCAACGATTCCCGAATGATGCAAAATGCTGGGCAAGGAAGCCGGGAAGCCAAAGCAATCCGGCAGCATGTATTCCTTGCTAGCCGTGCCGAACTCGCGCCGGAAGAAATTATTTCCGTAGAGGATTTGGCGAATGATCGATTCCGCATTCGGCGAATTTACGTCGCCCTCCTCCATCGAGGAGCCGGCGGGAAACCAGCGACCAGCGGCCACATACTGCTTCAGCCGCTCGAAGTCGGCAGGGAAGTACTCCTTCATCATTCGGTAGCGATTAGCTCCCGTGAAGTTGAAGATGTAGTGCGGATACTTGTCGAACAGCGCGAAATTGTTGCGCAGCGTCTTGCTGAGATACTCCTGGATTGTCTGCGGGTACTCCCATCGCCACTGTGTGTCGAGGTGGGCATAGCCCACCGCGTAGAGTGTGGGTTGTTTACTCAGGTCAGAAGAAGTGGCCGCCAGGGGCGGTTTCTTCAGCGTGGGCGGAACTTTCTCCTCGGTTTGTGCTGCCAACACGCACGACAGGCTCATGCACAGGCACAACAACAGCAACCGCTTTAGTGTTGCTTGCATTCTGTAGCTCTCCATAGTGAAAACAGTACCGGCGGCGGCAGCCGCTGGGTCTTGCAGAACAGCACCGCCAACACTGTTGGCGGTCGAGGCCATTCCCGAGC from Terriglobales bacterium carries:
- a CDS encoding glycoside hydrolase family 38 C-terminal domain-containing protein, which encodes MQATLKRLLLLCLCMSLSCVLAAQTEEKVPPTLKKPPLAATSSDLSKQPTLYAVGYAHLDTQWRWEYPQTIQEYLSKTLRNNFALFDKYPHYIFNFTGANRYRMMKEYFPADFERLKQYVAAGRWFPAGSSMEEGDVNSPNAESIIRQILYGNNFFRREFGTASKEYMLPDCFGFPASLPSILHHSGIVGFSTQKLSSDWQPAPHVGGPNSPEKTPDGIPFNVGVWEGTDGSTVLAALNPLTYGSQVMYDISKTPPPPPPDDPNLTPRENERRRRVAREDWVKRIQINGDLTGIKTDYHYVGTGDIGGAPNEASVKLMEAIVTKSKATIPGPPKPGSSWEAEQELAESHAAPVQVGDGPIRVVWSKADDMFNDILKCCKTDRMPRYKGDLELINHSAGSITSEAYQKRWMRKNELLADAAEKASLAASWLGAHPYPLERLNNAWTLVMGGQFHDILPGTATPTSFEYAWNDDIVAMNQFASVLSSATDAVSSALDTQAQGTPIVVYNPLNIAREDVVEARVHFQNGTPRGVRVTGPDGKEVPAQLAGEKDGATKVIFLAKTPSVGYAVYDVQPADAAAASSELKASESSLENARYSLKLDQNGDVSSIFDKKLNNELLSSPIRLAISTDNPEHWPAWNMDFADEQRPPRSYVSGSPKVTVVENGPARVAVQIERETEGSKFVQTVRLPAGDAGNRIEFANLIDWKTKEANLKATFPLTAGNNLATYNWDIGTIQRPNEEERQFEVASHQWIDLTDQGGGYGATLLTDCKNASDKPNDKTLRLTLIRTPGTRGGYHDQGTQDIGHHDIIFGLAGHANDWRAGQTDWQAYRLNDPLVAFEATKHPGALGKQFSLVRLNNSRVRVLALKKAELNDEIVLRMVEMDGKPAEDVHVAFASPVLAAREINGQEQPHGAATVQGGELVTSFTANQPRSFALRLGPAPKKASAPAFAAVKLPYDTAVATSHNRPADGCFDCLYDRPTLPQGRALPAEMLPAKIDYAGLSFTLGPKDKFNAVTAHGQTIDLPAGNYKRLYLLTAAVNGDHKAPFKVGDHSTEINIQNWTGFVGQWDTRIWKSEEVASSTRQGDAPDPRTGKFINPYAEMVGMLPGYIKRADIGWFASHRHTAGAIDEAYAYSYLFVYPIDVPAGAKTLTLPRNANIRVLAATVSNQGAQAWPAQPLYDVLEPSNEQAKQ